A genome region from Culex pipiens pallens isolate TS unplaced genomic scaffold, TS_CPP_V2 Cpp_Un0017, whole genome shotgun sequence includes the following:
- the LOC120425698 gene encoding uncharacterized protein LOC120425698 — translation MSGKKISARIDSRMPKTFRPRAVPQEPPAARCHSAEVSWTDSTAIDHRRPRTAAKPCHRLGHVPAYLRRSQATSMDAGLTKLAGRKQEQAVRKPAVVPLVHKLGSIPTYLRTNRSSSAGEDREAKPVQMEKASEDKKTSCSSSEQSLVLDEIRSLRNDLRRSCSIGLFISPVDQSNVIRRLQQKMLKLRTTIQSLEVTIKVLQEENKKLNCIVDQSEASC, via the exons ATGTCCGGCAAAAAGATTTCGGCGCGAATTGACAGCAGAATGCCCAAAACG TTCCGCCCTCGTGCCGTCCCGCAAGAACCGCCCGCCGCACGCTGCCATTCGGCCGAGGTCAGCTGGACGGACAGTACCGCCATTGACCACCGCCGCCCTCGGACGGCAGCGAAGCCTTGCCACCGGTTGGGCCACGTTCCGGCGTACCTGCGCCGGAGTCAAGCCACGTCGATGGACGCTGGCTTGACCAAGCTGGCAGGGAGAAAGCAGGAGCAGGCGGTTCGGAAGCCGGCGGTGGTACCGCTGGTTCACAAGCTAGGGTCGATTCCAACGTATTTGAGGACGAACCGGTCGTCTTCAGCTGGTGAAGATCGTGAGGCGAAACCAGTTCAGATGGAAAAGGCTTCGGAGGACAAGAAGACCTCTTGCAGTAGTTCTGAGCAGAGTCTGGTTTTGGATGAGATCAGGAGTTTGCGAAACGACCTCCGGCGGAGCTGCTCCATTGGACTCTTTATTAGTCCGGTGGACCAGTCCAACGTGATAAGACGACTGCAGCAAAAGATGCTCAAATTAAGGACGACCATTCAATCTTTGGAAGTAACCATAAAAGTTCTacaagaagaaaacaaaaaactaaattgtaTTGTGGAT caatcCGAAGCATCATGTTGA